The following coding sequences lie in one Mesorhizobium sp. NZP2298 genomic window:
- a CDS encoding UDP-N-acetylmuramoylalanyl-D-glutamyl-2,6-diaminopimelate--D-alanyl-D-alanine ligase: MSLLWTSEALVAAMDGRPLGPMPEGISGISIDSRSLEPGDAFFAIKGEAMDGHDFATAAIKAGAGVLVVAEGKLPSLGRLTAPIIVVEDVLIALEKLGVASRNRSQAKIIAVTGSAGKTTTKEALRHVLSAVGKVHASAQSFNNHWGVPLTLARMPADCDYAVFEIGMNHPDEIRPLVKMVRPHVAIVTMIAAAHLGFFRNLDEIAKAKAEIFQGLEPEGAAVLNRDDARFKLLDKMAHAAGVEHVYGFGENARSTFKLTKCELHADHSDIAARIGGHDMIARIGAPGRHMVQNVLAVLGAAQLMGADLDKVALALADLSAERGRGKRHVLRHPGGSTSSHPGGSTSSHPGGPITLIDESYNANPASMAAAMALLNATPVTGEGRRIAVLGDMLELGEHSAKLHAALADLIVGTGTRTVFLGGPEMRALAEALPGDIKTEYRAGVEELKPVLIAALRPGDVVMIKSSKGIGFAKLVDALLGKYPAETTTSKLT; this comes from the coding sequence ATGAGTTTGTTGTGGACCTCCGAGGCGCTGGTTGCCGCCATGGACGGGAGGCCTCTCGGGCCCATGCCCGAAGGCATATCGGGCATTTCGATCGACAGCCGCAGCCTGGAGCCGGGTGACGCTTTCTTCGCCATCAAGGGCGAGGCCATGGACGGCCACGACTTCGCAACCGCGGCCATCAAGGCCGGCGCCGGCGTGCTGGTGGTGGCGGAAGGCAAGCTGCCGTCGCTCGGCCGGCTGACGGCGCCGATCATCGTCGTCGAGGACGTGCTGATCGCACTGGAAAAGCTCGGCGTCGCATCGCGGAACCGCTCGCAGGCCAAAATCATCGCTGTCACCGGTTCGGCCGGGAAGACCACCACCAAGGAAGCGCTGCGCCATGTGCTGTCGGCGGTCGGCAAGGTGCACGCCTCGGCGCAGTCCTTCAACAACCATTGGGGCGTGCCGCTGACCCTGGCCCGCATGCCCGCCGATTGCGACTATGCCGTGTTCGAGATCGGCATGAACCATCCCGACGAGATCCGGCCGCTGGTGAAGATGGTACGGCCGCATGTCGCCATCGTCACCATGATCGCGGCCGCCCATCTGGGTTTCTTCCGCAATCTGGATGAGATCGCCAAGGCCAAGGCCGAGATTTTCCAAGGGCTGGAGCCCGAGGGTGCCGCGGTCCTCAATCGCGACGACGCGCGCTTCAAGCTTCTGGACAAGATGGCGCATGCCGCCGGCGTGGAGCATGTCTACGGCTTCGGCGAGAATGCGCGCTCGACCTTCAAGCTCACCAAATGCGAATTGCATGCCGACCACTCCGACATCGCCGCCAGGATTGGCGGCCATGACATGATCGCCCGCATCGGTGCGCCCGGCCGGCACATGGTTCAGAACGTGCTGGCGGTATTGGGCGCGGCGCAGCTGATGGGCGCCGACCTCGACAAGGTAGCACTGGCCCTGGCCGATCTCTCGGCCGAGCGCGGCCGCGGAAAACGCCATGTGCTGCGGCATCCCGGTGGCTCGACTTCGAGTCACCCCGGTGGCTCGACTTCGAGTCACCCCGGTGGGCCGATCACGCTGATCGACGAGAGCTATAACGCCAATCCGGCCTCGATGGCGGCTGCCATGGCGCTGCTCAACGCAACGCCGGTGACGGGCGAGGGCCGCCGCATCGCCGTGCTCGGCGACATGCTCGAACTCGGCGAACATTCGGCCAAGCTGCACGCCGCACTGGCCGATCTCATCGTCGGCACCGGCACACGGACCGTCTTTCTCGGCGGGCCGGAAATGCGGGCGCTGGCGGAAGCGCTGCCAGGCGACATCAAGACGGAATACCGCGCCGGCGTCGAGGAACTGAAGCCGGTGCTGATTGCCGCGCTGAGGCCGGGCGACGTGGTGATGATCAAATCGTCGAAGGGCATCGGTTTTGCAAAACTGGTCGATGCGCTGCTGGGCAAGTACCCGGCTGAAACGACAACCAGCAAACTGACCTAG